A section of the Saliniramus fredricksonii genome encodes:
- a CDS encoding isochorismatase family protein, whose amino-acid sequence MTPDRFEDHCWKDAVPQDLIDLYAPYARETFVGPKPALLCIDFYNIVYRGGARNPLEIQDEHPNTCGMYAHASIEPTQKLIAAARLAGVPIFYCTQDFRPMNRPPGVGSTKRQKVAWKKEDFDIYEPLAPQDGDVVIYKQRASIFQGTPIVSHLNYLGVQSLIVCGESTSGCVRASCVDAYSNGFHVSLVEECTFDRHELIHKINLFDLHHKYVDVMQLDEVVQHLDGMGQGRIAAE is encoded by the coding sequence ATGACACCCGATCGTTTCGAAGATCATTGCTGGAAAGATGCCGTACCGCAGGACCTGATCGACCTGTATGCGCCGTATGCGCGCGAGACCTTCGTCGGGCCGAAGCCAGCGCTGTTGTGCATCGACTTCTACAATATCGTCTATCGTGGCGGCGCAAGAAATCCGTTGGAAATCCAGGATGAGCATCCCAATACATGCGGAATGTATGCGCATGCAAGCATCGAGCCGACGCAGAAACTGATCGCGGCGGCGCGTCTGGCCGGCGTACCGATCTTCTATTGCACGCAGGATTTCCGCCCCATGAACCGCCCGCCCGGGGTGGGCTCGACGAAGCGTCAAAAGGTTGCGTGGAAGAAAGAGGATTTCGATATCTACGAGCCTCTCGCTCCGCAGGATGGCGATGTCGTGATCTACAAGCAACGTGCCAGCATCTTTCAGGGAACACCAATCGTATCGCACCTGAATTATCTGGGCGTGCAAAGCCTGATCGTCTGCGGTGAAAGCACGTCCGGCTGCGTGCGCGCATCATGCGTCGATGCGTATTCGAACGGCTTCCACGTCTCGCTGGTGGAGGAATGCACGTTCGACCGGCATGAGCTGATTCACAAGATCAATCTCTTCGATCTGCACCACAAATACGTCGACGTCATGCAGCTTGATGAGGTTGTGCAGCATCTGGACGGCATGGGCCAGGGCAGGATTGCAGCTGAATAG
- a CDS encoding ABC transporter permease, with translation MPQSIPASTSTAEAAGAEAARLKSARLRAVLRPWLTVKAVSAIVVLTVFIAFALFAPFLVPFDPNRQNLLMALTPPQYFDGPHFLGTDHVGRDILSRIIYGARISLLIAVAVVVFSGIVGIVLGLVSGYFGGWVDFAIQKLLEVFWAFPPLLLAITIVAFFGQGLAVLIVALAIQRWIPYCRVARANTLSLKEHEFVMAARSLGAGHTRIVARHIAPNLMQSALIIGTFAMATAILAEAALSFLGLGVPPHIPTWGAMLSDARSYISTSWWMSLFPGLCIFLTVLAINLLGDALRDNLDPRLRRSGKA, from the coding sequence ATGCCTCAATCGATCCCCGCATCAACCTCGACCGCTGAAGCGGCAGGGGCAGAAGCTGCACGGCTGAAATCGGCGCGTCTGCGCGCCGTGCTGCGTCCCTGGCTGACGGTGAAGGCCGTATCCGCGATTGTCGTTCTGACGGTGTTCATCGCCTTTGCCCTGTTCGCGCCGTTTCTCGTGCCCTTCGACCCCAACCGTCAGAATCTCCTGATGGCCCTCACGCCACCGCAATATTTCGACGGGCCCCATTTTCTGGGCACCGATCACGTCGGCCGCGACATCCTGAGCCGCATCATCTACGGCGCGCGCATATCCCTGCTCATCGCGGTCGCGGTGGTCGTCTTCTCCGGGATCGTCGGTATCGTTCTGGGGCTGGTCTCCGGCTATTTCGGCGGCTGGGTGGATTTCGCCATCCAGAAGCTGCTCGAAGTCTTCTGGGCCTTTCCGCCGCTGCTTCTGGCCATCACCATCGTCGCGTTCTTCGGCCAGGGGCTGGCGGTGCTGATCGTCGCGCTCGCGATACAGCGATGGATTCCCTATTGCCGCGTGGCGCGCGCCAACACGCTCAGCCTGAAGGAGCATGAATTCGTCATGGCCGCCCGCTCGCTCGGCGCCGGGCATACACGCATCGTCGCGCGGCATATCGCGCCCAACCTGATGCAATCGGCCCTGATCATCGGCACTTTTGCCATGGCCACGGCGATCCTGGCCGAGGCCGCTCTCAGCTTCCTCGGCCTCGGCGTGCCGCCCCACATTCCCACCTGGGGCGCGATGCTGTCCGATGCGCGCTCCTATATCTCGACATCGTGGTGGATGTCGCTGTTTCCGGGCCTGTGCATCTTCCTGACCGTGCTGGCCATCAACCTGCTGGGCGATGCGCTGCGCGACAATCTCGACCCGCGCCTGCGCCGGTCGGGCAAGGCCTGA
- a CDS encoding ABC transporter substrate-binding protein, giving the protein MPAKRSFAIARSLGATAMLGAAVGLAGPASATDDPAPTRVTVAVTETIAGHNPHADSVSLMNGIWCKVYGCLVTYDFETGTFDSYMLESWGLKDPDEPTVWALEIKDGLMRHNGEQLVAADIAHSIDRIANDPNSRQTQNVRQVVEVRVIDDLNLEVVTDQPMVTLPTYMQNWIVTSKALYDEYGPEVADREHPHGIGPYRLADLSIGNYLVLEKVPDHPRAHPDNPDEVMLRIMPEPEQRVTALMNGEVQVAQFIPPQLVQRVDQASHLDIAWVDAMEIMFLAMNPETPPWDDVRARQAVAHAVNRDALVRALLGGQATILNGPAGPGVVGYDPDMPTFYEYDPEKARSLLEEAGLVGVEVDYYATVGRYIADRQISEAIVPMLEEVGFKVNFNTPEWSTLWADVQDGGVPFYYMGRGSVVDPSAALSQYFETGGSPRIAYSNPELDELFRLERAEFDPDQRNTLLREVFTLLAEDAPAHFLWRHRMAWGVSKDIAYAPRPDARLEAWDIFVR; this is encoded by the coding sequence ATGCCAGCTAAACGCAGCTTCGCGATCGCCCGCAGCCTCGGGGCCACAGCCATGCTCGGCGCAGCCGTGGGTCTTGCCGGCCCGGCCAGCGCCACAGACGACCCGGCGCCCACGCGTGTGACCGTCGCCGTGACCGAGACGATCGCGGGTCATAACCCCCATGCCGACAGCGTCTCGCTGATGAACGGCATCTGGTGCAAGGTCTATGGTTGCCTGGTCACCTATGATTTCGAGACCGGCACATTCGATTCCTACATGCTGGAAAGCTGGGGCCTCAAGGATCCCGACGAGCCGACCGTCTGGGCACTCGAGATCAAGGACGGTCTCATGCGTCACAACGGCGAGCAGCTGGTGGCCGCCGATATTGCCCATTCCATCGACCGCATTGCCAACGATCCGAACTCGCGACAGACGCAGAATGTGCGCCAGGTGGTCGAAGTGCGGGTCATCGACGATCTCAATCTGGAAGTCGTCACGGACCAGCCCATGGTGACGCTGCCGACATACATGCAGAACTGGATCGTCACGTCCAAGGCGCTCTACGACGAATACGGACCCGAAGTGGCGGATCGCGAGCATCCGCACGGTATCGGACCGTATCGCCTCGCGGATCTCAGCATCGGCAACTACCTCGTCCTGGAGAAAGTCCCCGATCATCCGCGTGCGCATCCCGACAATCCCGACGAGGTGATGCTGCGTATCATGCCCGAGCCGGAGCAGCGGGTGACGGCCCTGATGAACGGTGAAGTGCAGGTGGCCCAGTTCATACCGCCACAGCTGGTTCAGCGGGTCGATCAGGCGTCGCATCTGGATATCGCCTGGGTTGATGCCATGGAGATCATGTTCCTCGCCATGAATCCCGAGACCCCGCCCTGGGATGATGTTCGCGCCCGCCAGGCGGTCGCTCATGCCGTCAATCGCGACGCGCTGGTGCGGGCCCTTCTGGGCGGACAGGCGACGATCCTGAACGGGCCTGCCGGCCCCGGTGTCGTCGGTTACGACCCCGACATGCCCACTTTCTATGAATACGACCCCGAGAAGGCGCGTTCCTTGCTCGAAGAAGCCGGGCTGGTCGGCGTCGAGGTGGATTATTACGCGACGGTGGGTCGCTACATCGCGGATCGCCAGATCAGCGAAGCCATCGTGCCCATGCTGGAGGAAGTGGGCTTCAAGGTGAACTTCAATACGCCGGAATGGTCCACGCTCTGGGCCGATGTGCAGGATGGTGGCGTGCCGTTCTACTATATGGGTCGCGGCAGTGTCGTGGATCCGTCCGCCGCGCTGTCGCAGTATTTCGAGACCGGCGGATCGCCGCGCATCGCCTATTCGAACCCGGAGCTGGACGAATTGTTCCGGCTCGAGCGCGCCGAATTCGATCCCGATCAACGCAACACGCTGCTGCGGGAGGTCTTCACGCTGCTCGCCGAGGATGCGCCGGCCCATTTCCTGTGGCGCCACCGCATGGCCTGGGGCGTGTCGAAAGACATCGCATACGCACCACGCCCCGATGCCCGGCTCGAGGCCTGGGACATCTTCGTCCGCTGA
- a CDS encoding isochorismatase family protein gives MQDETNHSWDPFLTERDKAVFKASGFGATGGFGKRPAILVIDINYAFTGERREPILESIRHWSNSCGEDAWDALPHVQKLLDAGRSKGLPVIYTTGVRRPDGWDGGSWLWKNSRGGERKQTRDTQARDGNEINALIAPQPQDIMVYKQKPSGFAGTPLLSYLTLLRADSVIVVGTTTSGCVRATVIDAFSNNFRVAVMEEGCFDRSQASHAINLCDMHAKYADVVSTRTTLDFIEGLPDGLFARTAPQVTQAAE, from the coding sequence ATGCAAGACGAGACCAACCACAGCTGGGATCCGTTCCTGACCGAGCGCGACAAGGCGGTGTTCAAGGCAAGCGGCTTCGGCGCCACCGGCGGCTTCGGCAAGCGCCCGGCAATCCTCGTGATCGATATCAATTACGCGTTCACGGGCGAGCGGCGCGAGCCCATCCTGGAGAGCATCAGGCACTGGTCGAATTCCTGCGGCGAAGATGCCTGGGACGCGCTCCCCCATGTTCAGAAGCTCCTCGATGCCGGGCGCAGCAAGGGCCTTCCAGTGATCTATACCACTGGCGTGCGCCGCCCCGACGGCTGGGACGGCGGCTCCTGGCTATGGAAGAACAGCCGCGGCGGCGAGCGCAAGCAGACCCGCGACACACAGGCCCGGGATGGCAACGAGATCAACGCGCTGATCGCACCGCAGCCGCAAGACATCATGGTCTACAAGCAGAAACCCTCGGGTTTCGCCGGTACGCCGCTGTTGTCCTACCTGACATTGCTGCGTGCCGACAGCGTCATCGTCGTCGGCACCACGACCTCGGGATGTGTGAGGGCGACCGTGATCGATGCCTTCTCGAACAATTTCCGCGTCGCGGTCATGGAGGAAGGCTGTTTCGATCGCAGCCAGGCGAGCCATGCCATCAACCTCTGCGACATGCATGCGAAATACGCGGATGTGGTGAGCACGCGAACCACTCTCGATTTCATCGAGGGCTTGCCTGACGGCCTGTTCGCCAGGACGGCGCCGCAGGTCACCCAGGCTGCCGAGTAA
- a CDS encoding LysR family transcriptional regulator, with translation MVTGKAGVFSTELTTRALETFLTVCETGTMSAAAGALGISQAAVSQQTARIERILDVRLFERTGAVLILTPAGLQLRYHAIRILEAAHQAEVAMLRYQGVLVPRISIGLMETMADVLELPIIETLKPLAEQITIAALPQPKFEEALLDGRHDIVVLAQDGMVEGMRWFELVTEPGVLLAPKGFFRGEVAIEALAERLPMVRFSSQRRLARLIDTYLRRITLGVPRRFEFDRVSMIAHTVAAGDAWAITTPYGLLQAGDNLERIDVHPLPAPGLSRTIVLGARGAELLNIPDKLAQQCRLALRRARDTRISRFAPRTVQDIRIPGS, from the coding sequence ATGGTGACGGGTAAAGCAGGGGTTTTCTCGACGGAACTGACGACGCGGGCGCTCGAGACGTTCCTGACGGTCTGCGAGACCGGGACCATGAGCGCAGCCGCAGGCGCCCTCGGCATCAGCCAGGCGGCGGTATCGCAACAGACGGCACGGATCGAGCGGATTCTCGATGTGCGCCTGTTCGAGCGGACCGGTGCCGTGCTGATCCTGACGCCGGCCGGCCTGCAGCTGCGCTACCATGCGATCCGGATCCTTGAAGCCGCCCATCAGGCAGAAGTCGCAATGCTGCGCTATCAGGGGGTGCTGGTGCCGCGCATCAGCATCGGATTGATGGAGACGATGGCCGATGTGCTGGAACTGCCGATCATCGAGACGCTCAAGCCATTGGCGGAGCAGATCACGATCGCCGCGTTGCCGCAGCCCAAATTCGAAGAAGCCCTGCTGGATGGTCGCCACGATATCGTCGTGCTCGCGCAGGACGGCATGGTCGAGGGGATGCGGTGGTTCGAACTGGTGACGGAGCCGGGCGTCCTGCTCGCACCCAAGGGCTTCTTTCGCGGCGAAGTCGCGATCGAAGCACTGGCCGAGAGGCTGCCCATGGTGCGCTTCAGTTCCCAGCGCAGGCTGGCGCGTCTGATCGACACCTACCTGCGGCGTATCACGCTGGGTGTTCCCCGGCGCTTCGAGTTCGACCGGGTATCGATGATCGCGCATACCGTGGCGGCGGGCGATGCCTGGGCGATCACGACGCCTTATGGGCTGCTGCAGGCCGGTGACAACCTCGAGCGGATCGACGTTCATCCCCTGCCGGCGCCGGGGCTGAGCCGAACGATCGTTCTCGGTGCGCGCGGCGCGGAGCTCCTGAACATTCCCGACAAACTCGCACAGCAATGTCGTCTGGCCTTGCGCCGCGCCCGCGACACCCGGATCTCTCGCTTCGCCCCGAGGACTGTTCAGGACATTCGAATTCCCGGAAGCTGA
- a CDS encoding ABC transporter permease, protein MLAYTAKRLIGTVPVLLLITLLVFAMMHAAPGDPATMLVNEEATPEEIAEVRARWGLDQPMLVQYLRFIAAALTLDFGESFRYGVPVAELIAERFPATLELAVYATLIAVIIAVPLGVWAGSRPNSWIDSAGSFFGFFGISMPNFWMAIMLILLVAGTFNLLPSSGRATWGIEVPTMTGFRTVDALIAGNWPAFRDAMAHLLLPAFVLGINMTGILMRITRSSIMEQMNEDYIMTARAKGLSGRLVLWRHGLRNALVTIITIVGLEFGALLSGSIIVETIFAWPGIGALLLQGLGARDYPLITGVVMVYTLLFIFVNLLVDILYASIDPRINLDR, encoded by the coding sequence ATGCTCGCCTATACCGCCAAGCGCCTGATCGGCACGGTACCGGTCCTGCTGCTCATCACCCTGCTGGTATTCGCCATGATGCACGCCGCGCCCGGTGACCCGGCCACGATGCTGGTCAACGAGGAGGCGACACCGGAGGAAATTGCCGAGGTCCGGGCACGATGGGGCCTCGACCAGCCGATGCTCGTGCAATACCTGCGCTTCATCGCCGCCGCACTGACGCTCGATTTCGGCGAGAGTTTTCGTTACGGCGTCCCGGTTGCCGAGCTGATTGCAGAGCGCTTTCCCGCAACGCTGGAACTGGCGGTCTATGCCACCCTGATCGCGGTGATCATCGCGGTGCCGCTCGGTGTCTGGGCCGGCTCGCGCCCCAATTCCTGGATCGACAGCGCTGGCTCGTTCTTCGGATTCTTCGGCATCTCGATGCCGAATTTCTGGATGGCCATCATGCTGATCCTGCTGGTGGCCGGAACCTTCAACCTGCTTCCGTCAAGCGGTCGCGCCACCTGGGGCATCGAGGTGCCCACCATGACCGGTTTTCGCACCGTGGACGCGTTGATCGCCGGCAACTGGCCCGCCTTTCGCGATGCCATGGCGCATCTGCTGCTGCCCGCCTTCGTGCTCGGCATCAACATGACCGGTATCCTGATGCGCATCACCCGGTCCTCGATCATGGAGCAGATGAACGAGGATTACATCATGACGGCGCGCGCCAAGGGCCTGAGCGGGCGGCTGGTGCTGTGGCGCCACGGGCTGCGCAATGCGCTGGTGACGATCATCACCATCGTCGGCCTCGAATTCGGCGCCCTGCTGTCGGGTTCGATCATCGTCGAGACCATCTTTGCATGGCCCGGCATCGGGGCGCTTCTCCTGCAAGGCCTCGGCGCGCGGGATTATCCCCTGATCACCGGCGTGGTGATGGTCTACACGCTCCTCTTCATCTTCGTGAACCTGTTGGTGGACATCCTCTATGCCTCAATCGATCCCCGCATCAACCTCGACCGCTGA
- a CDS encoding ABC transporter ATP-binding protein: MNHVDRKIGTAPLLDVRSLTTVFPSVDGDVVAVDDVSFQIRPGETVALVGESGSGKSVTARSIMRLIDFMGGEIRKGEVRLCVDGQTRDLVGLPESQMRRLRGNMVSMIFQEPMTSLNPVLGIGQQITEVIRLHQGVGEKEARRIALKTLKLVRIPEAEKRLAQFPHELSGGMRQRVMIAIALACRPALLIADEPTTALDVTIQAQILQLIRSLQAEIGMAVLFITHDMGVVAEVADRVVVMYHGRKVEDGPTQEVFAAPRHNYTRALLSAIPRLGSMAGKPAPEPFAVLDPANAQSLARPLGALPAATHNKRRTRVLEVHKLTTRFPVRKGILRHITGMVHAVEEVSFSLHEGETLALVGESGCGKSTCGRSIMKLVEPTAGDIIIEGQNVTALSPNLMLPFRSRIQMIFQDPYASLNPRMTVEDILLEPLMIHRRLMPLKPVERAARIDMLLDRVGLPRSSRRRYPHEFSGGQRQRIAIARALMLNPRIIVADEAVSALDVSIQAQVVNLLLELQAELGIALIFISHDMAVVERISHRVAVMYLGQIVEIGPREAVFRNPAHAYTRRLLDSVPVADPTRQRERALDHSEIPSPVRPLGDPPVVHPLIEIGHEHYLQMS; encoded by the coding sequence ATGAACCATGTGGACCGCAAGATCGGCACAGCCCCCCTGCTCGACGTTCGCAGCCTTACGACCGTGTTCCCCAGTGTCGATGGTGATGTCGTCGCCGTTGATGACGTGTCCTTCCAGATCAGACCTGGAGAGACGGTGGCGTTGGTCGGGGAATCCGGGTCTGGCAAGTCGGTCACCGCCCGCTCGATCATGCGGCTGATCGATTTCATGGGCGGCGAGATACGCAAGGGCGAGGTGCGGCTGTGCGTGGACGGGCAAACGCGCGATCTCGTCGGCCTTCCCGAGTCGCAGATGCGCCGTCTTCGCGGCAACATGGTTTCCATGATTTTCCAGGAGCCGATGACATCACTCAATCCTGTCCTCGGCATCGGGCAGCAGATTACCGAGGTGATCCGGCTTCATCAGGGCGTCGGGGAGAAGGAAGCGCGGCGCATTGCGCTGAAGACGTTGAAGCTCGTTCGGATTCCCGAAGCGGAAAAGCGTCTTGCGCAGTTCCCGCATGAGCTGTCCGGCGGCATGCGCCAGCGTGTGATGATCGCCATCGCGCTTGCCTGCCGCCCGGCCTTGCTGATCGCAGACGAGCCGACCACGGCTCTGGATGTCACCATTCAGGCGCAGATCCTGCAGCTGATCAGATCCCTGCAGGCCGAAATCGGCATGGCGGTGCTCTTCATCACGCATGATATGGGCGTCGTCGCGGAGGTCGCAGACCGCGTGGTCGTCATGTATCACGGGCGCAAGGTCGAGGACGGCCCGACGCAAGAGGTGTTTGCCGCGCCACGCCACAACTATACCCGTGCCCTGCTTTCGGCGATCCCGCGGCTGGGCAGCATGGCCGGAAAGCCGGCACCCGAGCCCTTCGCCGTGCTCGATCCCGCGAATGCGCAGAGCCTCGCGCGCCCGCTTGGGGCGCTCCCGGCCGCAACCCACAACAAGCGCCGCACCCGGGTGCTCGAGGTGCACAAGCTGACGACGCGATTTCCCGTGCGCAAGGGAATCCTGCGGCACATCACCGGCATGGTTCACGCCGTCGAGGAAGTCAGCTTCTCCCTGCATGAGGGCGAAACGCTGGCTCTCGTCGGCGAGTCCGGCTGCGGCAAGTCCACATGCGGACGATCCATCATGAAACTCGTCGAACCCACGGCGGGGGACATCATCATCGAAGGGCAGAACGTCACGGCTCTGAGCCCGAACCTCATGCTACCCTTCCGCAGCCGTATCCAGATGATCTTTCAGGATCCCTATGCCTCGCTGAATCCGCGCATGACGGTGGAAGACATTCTGCTCGAACCCCTGATGATCCATCGCCGGTTGATGCCGTTGAAGCCGGTCGAACGCGCGGCGCGGATCGATATGCTCCTGGACCGGGTGGGCCTGCCGCGCAGCAGCCGACGACGCTATCCGCACGAGTTTTCGGGCGGCCAGCGCCAGCGCATCGCGATTGCGCGGGCCCTGATGCTGAACCCGCGCATCATCGTCGCGGATGAGGCGGTCTCCGCGCTCGACGTATCGATTCAGGCGCAGGTGGTGAACCTGCTGCTCGAGCTTCAGGCCGAATTGGGTATTGCGCTGATTTTCATCAGCCATGACATGGCCGTGGTCGAGCGTATCAGCCACCGTGTCGCAGTCATGTATCTTGGCCAGATCGTCGAAATCGGTCCGCGTGAGGCCGTATTTCGCAATCCTGCGCACGCCTATACGCGTCGATTGCTGGACTCCGTCCCGGTCGCAGACCCCACGCGGCAGCGCGAACGTGCGCTGGACCATTCCGAGATCCCCAGTCCCGTACGCCCGCTCGGAGACCCGCCGGTCGTCCACCCCCTGATCGAGATCGGCCATGAACACTATCTGCAGATGTCCTGA
- a CDS encoding permease, producing MKIKTADWVFVGVALASGAACWTLLGPSGVRAGLSDAGDLLLMIMPQLGAGLLIGGLVQQFVDRERVAAMLGQNSGFRGLGLASVAGMLTPGGPFASFPLVYALWVAGADAGALIAFITAWSLIGINRLVIWELPFMGADFALLRFFVSLPLPILAGLIARWLVLATPLKIREAPRS from the coding sequence ATGAAGATCAAGACGGCGGACTGGGTGTTCGTGGGCGTGGCGCTCGCTTCGGGGGCTGCGTGCTGGACGCTGCTCGGACCATCCGGGGTCCGCGCAGGACTAAGCGATGCGGGCGATCTTTTGCTCATGATCATGCCCCAGCTCGGCGCCGGTCTGCTGATCGGCGGCCTCGTACAGCAATTTGTGGATCGCGAGCGTGTGGCCGCGATGCTCGGGCAGAATTCCGGCTTTCGGGGGCTGGGCCTCGCCTCCGTGGCCGGGATGCTGACGCCCGGCGGCCCCTTCGCCTCGTTCCCGCTTGTCTATGCGCTGTGGGTCGCCGGCGCCGATGCGGGCGCGCTGATCGCCTTCATCACCGCATGGTCGCTGATCGGCATCAACCGCCTCGTCATCTGGGAACTGCCCTTCATGGGGGCCGATTTCGCGCTTCTCCGGTTTTTCGTCAGCCTGCCGTTACCCATCCTGGCGGGGCTGATCGCACGCTGGCTGGTTCTGGCAACGCCACTGAAGATTCGCGAGGCACCGCGCTCATGA
- a CDS encoding MFS transporter encodes MEAPLPDAIRAARGWRGVLRDVPGLPFIMVTVALHMMMFGMLTPVMALYAQGFGIGEWQIGLMITVFAIGRLAADIPAGHAAARIGLAPLLWGGPLLCGLGSVIGALGPDYTVVLAGRMLQGVGSGIYMTAATIFCARASSPANRGRVMALFQGALLSGAAAGPALGGFAAGLMGLNGPFWVAGAIGLVTALYAFFAFRRSDETGAPGRVRHGLRGASALLLMLPFLCVLLVNLAIFLTRTAAQWQMIPLMAADRFGMGADAIGLALTLSALTNLAVLPLAGILVDTVPRGRIIVVSLLAAAAALVLIVWADSTVAFYLGMIGMGAATGLGGPAVAAHAVDVVPEEAIGPAMGMLRFAGDCGYLIGPLSLGLLVDMALVGHGGAILINAALLAGCSLIFALFAGAPVRPGEPAPLRSHRGENHD; translated from the coding sequence GTGGAAGCGCCCCTCCCCGATGCGATCAGGGCTGCCCGGGGCTGGCGCGGCGTCCTGCGCGATGTGCCGGGCCTGCCTTTCATCATGGTCACCGTCGCGTTGCACATGATGATGTTCGGCATGCTGACGCCGGTCATGGCGCTGTACGCGCAGGGTTTCGGTATCGGCGAATGGCAGATCGGGCTGATGATCACCGTCTTCGCCATCGGTCGTCTGGCCGCCGACATTCCCGCCGGTCACGCCGCCGCGCGCATCGGGCTGGCCCCGCTTCTGTGGGGTGGCCCATTGCTGTGTGGTCTTGGATCGGTGATCGGGGCGCTCGGTCCGGATTACACGGTGGTCCTTGCGGGTCGCATGCTGCAGGGCGTCGGATCGGGTATCTACATGACCGCCGCCACCATATTCTGCGCCCGCGCCAGTTCACCCGCAAACCGTGGTCGGGTCATGGCCCTGTTCCAGGGAGCGTTGCTCTCGGGAGCGGCCGCCGGCCCGGCTCTGGGCGGGTTTGCGGCGGGGCTGATGGGACTGAACGGGCCGTTCTGGGTGGCCGGGGCGATCGGGCTCGTCACCGCGCTCTATGCCTTCTTCGCCTTCAGGCGCAGCGATGAAACCGGCGCACCGGGCCGGGTCAGGCACGGGCTGCGCGGCGCATCAGCCTTGCTGCTGATGCTGCCGTTCCTGTGCGTGCTGCTCGTCAATCTGGCGATCTTTCTGACGCGCACGGCGGCACAATGGCAGATGATCCCGCTGATGGCCGCCGATCGCTTCGGCATGGGGGCGGATGCGATCGGACTGGCCCTGACGCTGTCCGCGCTGACGAATCTCGCCGTCCTGCCGCTGGCCGGCATCCTCGTCGATACCGTGCCGCGCGGGCGCATCATCGTCGTCTCGCTGCTGGCTGCCGCAGCGGCCCTGGTCCTGATCGTATGGGCCGATTCCACCGTGGCTTTCTATCTGGGCATGATCGGGATGGGGGCAGCAACCGGACTCGGCGGCCCCGCCGTCGCCGCGCATGCGGTCGATGTCGTGCCCGAGGAAGCCATCGGCCCGGCCATGGGAATGTTACGTTTCGCCGGCGACTGCGGATACCTGATCGGGCCGCTTTCGCTCGGCCTGCTGGTCGACATGGCACTGGTCGGCCATGGCGGCGCAATTCTCATCAACGCTGCGCTGCTCGCAGGCTGCAGCCTGATCTTCGCCCTGTTTGCCGGCGCGCCCGTGCGCCCGGGCGAGCCCGCCCCGCTACGATCTCACAGAGGAGAGAACCATGACTGA
- a CDS encoding isochorismatase family protein, whose protein sequence is MTERIWDKFLTERDKAVFAASGYGAQGAWGERPALLVIDVNYAFCGEQPTPILESIRKWRTSCGEDAWEAIPVIQRLIGTCHERAIPVIYTTGQRRADKWDSGSWNWKNNRGSEAPKVDGSNRDGNAIMDEIAPGPRDLVALKQKPSGFFGTPLQSWLQLLGCDSVIVTGTTTSGCVRATVLDAFSQNFRVTVVEDGCFDRAQASHAINLCDMNAKYANVLHSEEVLEYLRGVPQGLFDLPSGVGMTQKAAE, encoded by the coding sequence ATGACTGAACGGATCTGGGACAAGTTTCTGACAGAGCGCGACAAGGCTGTGTTTGCCGCATCGGGCTACGGCGCGCAGGGCGCCTGGGGTGAGCGCCCGGCGCTGCTGGTGATCGACGTCAACTACGCCTTCTGTGGCGAGCAACCGACGCCGATCCTCGAATCGATCAGGAAGTGGCGTACCAGCTGCGGTGAGGATGCGTGGGAGGCGATACCCGTCATCCAGCGCCTGATCGGGACCTGCCACGAACGGGCGATTCCGGTGATCTATACCACCGGCCAGCGCCGCGCCGACAAATGGGATAGCGGATCATGGAACTGGAAGAACAACCGCGGATCCGAGGCGCCGAAGGTCGATGGTTCGAACCGTGACGGCAATGCCATCATGGACGAGATCGCCCCCGGCCCGCGTGATCTCGTGGCGCTGAAGCAGAAGCCCTCGGGTTTCTTTGGCACGCCGCTGCAATCCTGGCTTCAGCTTCTGGGTTGCGACAGCGTGATCGTGACGGGGACGACGACTTCCGGCTGTGTTCGCGCAACCGTGCTGGATGCCTTTTCGCAAAATTTCCGCGTCACAGTGGTCGAGGACGGCTGTTTCGACCGCGCCCAGGCCTCCCACGCCATCAACCTGTGCGACATGAACGCGAAATACGCCAACGTCCTCCACAGCGAGGAGGTACTCGAATACCTGCGCGGCGTGCCGCAAGGGCTGTTCGACCTGCCCTCGGGCGTCGGCATGACACAGAAAGCAGCGGAGTAG
- a CDS encoding transposase: MEPLVPPARRGGRRRSVDIPAVLQGLLYVLEIGCRWRHLPRVFYAAQHGLGVFRYLAPRWHARSDSRDALSDAA, from the coding sequence ATCGAGCCGCTTGTCCCGCCGGCACGTCGGGGAGGCCGTCGCCGGAGCGTGGATATCCCGGCGGTTTTGCAAGGTCTCCTTTACGTTCTGGAGATCGGCTGTCGGTGGCGGCATCTGCCCAGGGTTTTTTACGCGGCGCAGCACGGTCTGGGCGTGTTTCGATATCTGGCGCCACGATGGCACGCTCGATCGGATTCACGCGATGCTTTATCTGACGCTGCGTGA